From bacterium, a single genomic window includes:
- a CDS encoding sugar ABC transporter substrate-binding protein — translation MRRAVFAVPLVALSLAASLCGGPGTGPHASAAAGKPTVTVWVGSWWQSQVPLIMKEWSADHPEITLQMEPLPINGYLDKFITATLAGTPPDVIDLDATWVSTAAAKGLLQPLDSAAKGLDVKDYVPSIWASSHYKGVLYALPNRASSLVFYYNKTVFDKAHVAYPTDNWTYGDMLRIARRLTIPGQYGVGVAADLSDPSNAMDLLASTIWAHGGDFLSKDDTKAVINSPKSVAGLTYWADLYTKYHVAPPGTPNFSTTRDLLPLFEANKVGMITSSSNVYDELTTKHPELQWGTVLSPDKVNRSGGWTMGVPAGAKNADAARVFLLWFAKPENMCKMMNRTPGRLSCYAVAPWNAPKLSIFAKALRDARSLPSVADWAGIQTVIITEAQKILVGQLAPQQAADAMAQQIDAILAKK, via the coding sequence GTGAGGCGGGCGGTTTTTGCGGTGCCGCTCGTGGCACTAAGCCTGGCCGCATCCCTGTGCGGCGGCCCCGGGACCGGACCACACGCATCGGCGGCCGCCGGCAAGCCGACGGTCACCGTCTGGGTCGGCAGTTGGTGGCAGAGCCAGGTCCCGCTCATCATGAAGGAATGGTCGGCCGACCATCCGGAGATCACGCTCCAGATGGAGCCCCTGCCGATCAACGGCTATCTCGACAAGTTCATCACCGCCACGCTGGCCGGCACCCCGCCCGACGTCATCGACCTCGACGCCACGTGGGTGTCCACCGCCGCGGCAAAGGGGCTGCTGCAGCCGCTCGACAGCGCGGCCAAGGGCCTGGACGTCAAGGACTACGTCCCGTCGATCTGGGCGTCCAGTCACTACAAGGGCGTCCTGTACGCGCTCCCGAATCGCGCGTCGTCCCTGGTCTTCTACTACAATAAGACCGTCTTCGACAAGGCGCACGTCGCGTATCCCACCGACAATTGGACGTACGGCGACATGCTGCGGATCGCCCGGCGGCTCACGATTCCGGGGCAGTACGGGGTCGGGGTCGCCGCGGACCTGAGCGACCCCTCCAATGCCATGGACCTCTTGGCCTCCACCATCTGGGCGCACGGGGGAGATTTCCTCAGCAAGGACGACACCAAGGCGGTGATCAACTCGCCGAAGAGCGTCGCGGGCCTGACGTATTGGGCGGACCTCTACACCAAGTACCACGTCGCCCCGCCGGGCACACCCAACTTCTCGACGACCCGCGACCTGCTCCCGCTCTTCGAGGCGAACAAGGTCGGGATGATCACGAGCTCGTCGAACGTGTACGACGAGCTCACGACGAAGCACCCGGAGCTGCAGTGGGGCACGGTGCTCTCGCCGGACAAGGTCAACCGGTCCGGAGGCTGGACCATGGGCGTGCCGGCCGGCGCGAAAAACGCGGACGCGGCCCGCGTCTTCCTGTTGTGGTTCGCCAAACCGGAAAACATGTGCAAGATGATGAACCGCACGCCGGGCCGCCTGTCGTGCTATGCGGTGGCGCCGTGGAACGCCCCGAAGCTCAGCATCTTCGCGAAGGCGCTGCGGGACGCACGGTCGCTGCCGAGCGTCGCCGATTGGGCCGGCATCCAGACCGTGATCATCACCGAGGCGCAAAAGATCCTGGTCGGACAGCTCGCGCCCCAGCAGGCGGCGGACGCGATGGCGCAGCAGATCGACGCGATCCTCGCAAAGAAATAG
- a CDS encoding Gfo/Idh/MocA family oxidoreductase, with product MGRQRQIMVGMIGAGFIAETRARCYATVSGYDVRIAAVAGRSRDHAEAYARRHGVPDVYGDYREILARRDIDIVDLCVPNHLHRPMTEEAAAAGKHVICSKPLTAFDGQGLPAGTEVAAVPRTDMLRTAVESADAMLAAAERAHVRLMYAENWVYAPSIAKADRLAAAAGGVILEMRGGECHSGSHSPYAKEWRYTGGGALLRLGVHPIGAMLHLKRREGLRRTGRPIRPRAVVADVGDLTRAPAFQQEERHWIGTGWVDVENWGCLIITFDDGARGIVWASDAVLGGMESALTVFLSNAHIKCSMEHTGLVQAFAPDPSIFEDEYLMEKLETKAGWSAPAPDEDWAQGHRQALQDFVESVAEEREPIADGRLGRDAIEVVYAGYVAAADGRRVELGR from the coding sequence ATGGGGAGACAGCGGCAGATCATGGTCGGCATGATCGGGGCCGGGTTCATCGCGGAGACGCGGGCCCGCTGTTATGCGACCGTGTCGGGATACGACGTGCGGATCGCGGCCGTCGCCGGCCGGTCCCGGGACCACGCCGAGGCGTACGCGCGGCGGCACGGGGTGCCGGACGTGTACGGCGACTACCGGGAGATCCTCGCCCGCCGCGACATCGACATCGTCGACCTCTGCGTCCCCAATCACCTCCACCGGCCGATGACCGAGGAGGCCGCCGCCGCCGGCAAGCACGTCATCTGCTCGAAGCCCCTCACGGCCTTCGACGGCCAGGGCCTGCCGGCCGGGACGGAAGTGGCGGCCGTCCCACGGACCGACATGCTCCGGACCGCCGTCGAGAGCGCCGACGCGATGCTCGCGGCCGCGGAGCGCGCGCACGTGCGCCTGATGTACGCGGAGAACTGGGTCTACGCGCCGTCGATCGCGAAGGCGGACCGCCTGGCCGCCGCGGCGGGCGGGGTGATCCTCGAGATGCGCGGCGGGGAGTGCCACAGCGGCTCGCACTCACCGTACGCGAAGGAGTGGCGGTACACGGGCGGCGGCGCGCTGCTCCGCCTCGGGGTACACCCGATCGGCGCGATGCTGCACCTGAAGCGGCGGGAAGGTCTCCGCCGCACGGGCCGGCCCATCCGGCCCCGCGCCGTCGTCGCGGACGTGGGCGACCTGACGCGCGCGCCGGCGTTCCAGCAGGAAGAACGGCACTGGATCGGCACCGGATGGGTGGACGTGGAGAACTGGGGCTGCCTCATCATCACCTTCGACGACGGCGCGCGAGGAATCGTCTGGGCGTCGGACGCCGTGCTGGGCGGGATGGAGAGCGCGCTTACGGTCTTTCTCTCGAACGCGCACATCAAATGCAGCATGGAGCACACCGGTCTTGTGCAGGCGTTCGCGCCTGATCCATCCATCTTCGAGGATGAGTACCTGATGGAGAAACTCGAAACCAAGGCGGGCTGGAGCGCGCCCGCGCCGGATGAGGACTGGGCGCAGGGTCACCGCCAGGCGCTGCAGGACTTCGTGGAAAGCGTCGCCGAGGAGCGTGAACCCATCGCCGACGGGCGCCTGGGCCGCGACGCAATCGAAGTCGTGTACGCCGGATACGTCGCCGCCGCGGACGGCCGGCGCGTCGAGTTGGGCCGGTAG
- a CDS encoding sugar phosphate isomerase/epimerase family protein: MFKLGFSTLGCPTYDVDQVIALARGNRFSGVEIRLIRGEVNLPKLEEFSPAGIRETRRRFDDGGIQVVCVDTSVRMNSLDEDERRRQLESSRVYCAIAEGLGAPYLRVFGGPMPEHQDRDATLDAIAAGLGRVADETRARGVTTVLESHDYFSTSERLLDLIARGTGDNLAILWDILHTYRHGEAGAETWVRLGPRIKLVHVKDSAKSSAQGFDLVLTGTGTVPIPSFLEVLKAAGYDGYVNFEWEKAWHPEIEAPEVAIPQFARYMAERL, encoded by the coding sequence ATGTTCAAACTCGGATTCAGCACCCTGGGATGCCCCACCTACGACGTCGACCAGGTCATCGCCCTGGCGAGAGGCAACCGCTTCTCGGGCGTCGAGATTCGGCTCATTCGCGGCGAGGTGAACCTGCCGAAGCTCGAGGAGTTCTCGCCGGCCGGGATCCGCGAGACCCGGCGGCGCTTCGACGACGGCGGCATTCAGGTCGTCTGCGTCGACACCAGCGTCCGGATGAACTCCCTCGACGAAGACGAACGGCGCAGGCAGCTCGAGTCCTCCAGAGTCTACTGCGCGATCGCCGAGGGCCTCGGCGCCCCCTACCTCCGCGTGTTCGGCGGTCCCATGCCCGAGCATCAGGACCGGGACGCCACCCTCGACGCCATCGCGGCGGGGCTCGGCCGGGTGGCGGACGAGACCCGCGCGCGGGGCGTGACCACCGTCCTCGAGAGCCACGATTACTTTTCCACGTCCGAGCGCCTGCTCGATCTCATCGCCCGCGGCACCGGGGACAATCTCGCGATTCTCTGGGACATCCTGCACACCTACCGCCACGGAGAAGCGGGCGCCGAGACCTGGGTCCGGCTCGGACCGCGCATCAAGCTCGTCCACGTGAAGGACTCCGCGAAATCGTCGGCGCAGGGGTTCGATCTCGTCCTCACCGGCACGGGCACGGTGCCCATTCCGTCGTTCCTCGAGGTGCTCAAGGCGGCGGGCTACGATGGCTACGTGAACTTCGAGTGGGAGAAGGCCTGGCATCCGGAGATCGAGGCGCCGGAGGTGGCCATCCCGCAGTTCGCCCGGTACATGGCGGAGAGGTTGTAG
- a CDS encoding carbohydrate ABC transporter permease, with translation MTGLAARVPAPRAGARTAARPGVTRRRAGRVARYVAVYTFGLLFTGFSVAPLVWGVSTALKTTQDLYAVPPRWIPNPVTFAHFVSVLHNQAIIRGFFNTAVVSIATTAVALVVGVLGGYGFSRFRFPGRTPLLWSVLFTQLFPRVAVIVPFFITLRNLHLMNTLPGLVLAYLMVVFPVSIWLMKGFFDRVPVEIEEAAVVDGCSIPRLLWRIVVPMAKPALVAAAMYAFVLAWNEFLFALVFTQGLNNRLLSIALAFFIDENGIRWGELMAASLLMSIPAVIVFTASQRVLVRGLSEGALRG, from the coding sequence GTGACCGGGCTGGCGGCTCGCGTGCCGGCGCCTCGGGCGGGCGCGCGCACCGCCGCGCGGCCCGGCGTGACGAGGCGGCGGGCGGGCCGCGTCGCGCGCTACGTGGCCGTGTACACGTTCGGACTGCTCTTCACGGGGTTCAGCGTCGCCCCGCTCGTGTGGGGCGTCAGCACCGCGCTCAAGACGACGCAGGACCTGTACGCGGTTCCGCCGCGATGGATCCCCAACCCCGTCACGTTCGCCCACTTCGTCTCGGTGCTGCACAATCAGGCGATCATCCGTGGATTCTTCAATACCGCCGTCGTCTCGATCGCCACCACGGCGGTCGCGCTCGTCGTGGGAGTGCTCGGGGGCTACGGGTTTTCGCGTTTTCGCTTCCCCGGCCGCACACCGCTGCTCTGGTCGGTGCTGTTCACGCAGCTGTTTCCGCGCGTGGCCGTCATCGTGCCGTTCTTCATCACGCTGCGCAACCTGCACCTCATGAACACCCTGCCCGGGCTGGTCCTCGCGTATCTCATGGTGGTCTTCCCGGTATCGATCTGGCTCATGAAGGGCTTTTTCGACCGGGTCCCTGTGGAGATCGAGGAGGCGGCGGTGGTCGACGGGTGCTCCATCCCGCGCCTCCTCTGGCGGATCGTGGTGCCCATGGCGAAGCCCGCCTTGGTCGCGGCCGCCATGTACGCGTTCGTGCTGGCCTGGAACGAGTTTCTGTTCGCCCTGGTGTTCACGCAGGGGCTGAACAACCGGCTGCTGTCCATCGCCCTCGCCTTCTTCATCGACGAGAACGGGATCCGTTGGGGCGAGCTTATGGCGGCGTCGCTGCTGATGAGCATCCCCGCCGTCATCGTCTTCACCGCGTCGCAACGGGTGCTCGTCCGCGGGCTGAGCGAGGGAGCGCTCCGCGGATGA
- a CDS encoding replication-relaxation family protein, translating into MRSWERAAAALACLTPRDRSLLRVLRDLRYLTCGQAHRACYDALAPRGARVRLGELRRRGLLVRLRSGGFTDRRVFWGLAPLGRAAAAALERVEAGAAPEAAAVGTPRPDAVAALQMAHLIATNDLFCDVCAARRAGRLPACRWLAAHRSIIDLGHTAVVPDAVVLIAGPDGWWVYYLERDRGTMPLAAIREKLDRYALLGKMSGAQTNDPAWQPRVDAWLMFACDDRRRAHRIASLAAASGLERVWAGLADECVGGLAASLGGVVATEPYPPLPAWAAGALAVGEEPA; encoded by the coding sequence ATGCGCTCGTGGGAGCGTGCGGCGGCGGCATTGGCGTGCCTCACGCCGCGCGACCGCTCGTTGCTTCGCGTGCTCCGGGATCTCCGGTACCTCACGTGCGGACAGGCCCACCGGGCCTGCTACGACGCGCTCGCGCCGCGAGGCGCGCGCGTCCGGCTTGGGGAGTTGCGGCGCCGTGGACTGCTCGTACGGCTCCGTAGCGGCGGGTTCACCGACCGCCGCGTCTTCTGGGGACTCGCGCCGCTCGGCCGCGCGGCCGCGGCGGCGCTTGAACGTGTCGAAGCCGGCGCCGCCCCGGAGGCGGCGGCCGTTGGGACGCCGCGGCCGGACGCCGTGGCGGCGCTGCAGATGGCCCACCTGATTGCGACCAACGACCTGTTCTGCGATGTGTGCGCCGCCCGCCGCGCCGGCCGGCTCCCGGCGTGCCGTTGGCTGGCCGCGCACCGGTCCATCATCGACCTCGGCCACACCGCCGTCGTACCGGACGCCGTCGTACTGATCGCCGGCCCCGACGGTTGGTGGGTGTACTACCTGGAGCGCGACCGGGGTACCATGCCGCTGGCCGCGATCCGGGAGAAACTCGACCGGTATGCGCTCCTCGGCAAGATGAGCGGAGCGCAGACCAACGATCCGGCTTGGCAGCCGCGCGTCGATGCGTGGCTCATGTTTGCGTGCGACGACCGCCGGCGCGCCCACCGGATCGCTTCGCTCGCGGCCGCCTCCGGGCTCGAACGGGTCTGGGCCGGGTTGGCGGATGAGTGCGTGGGCGGCCTCGCCGCGTCTCTCGGCGGCGTGGTCGCGACGGAGCCCTATCCGCCGCTGCCGGCGTGGGCGGCGGGTGCGCTCGCGGTCGGGGAGGAGCCGGCATGA
- a CDS encoding sugar ABC transporter permease: protein MPGRRRRVALRQWGPGYVLALPAIALIAVMMVYPTLQTLRFSVSTVGLPAFRTTFVGLGNFAGILADPATGSLLRRTLAWVAGTVLLRFVLGFLAALVFNAKVRGTAWMRVLVVLPWTIPSVVAANLWRWILQTDTGVLDQTLRAWGLGALAANWLGDPRTALTAVMIAYSWAGFPFIMLLILAGLQGVPEEQYEAAQVDGANAWQLFRFITVPAVSGVLLLALLLETIQAINSFDTLTVMTGGGPANATQTWSLAIYRRAFVDFNLGGASALSVLMLLGALTLPLLHGAANRSGRVRPAGVPLAGTAAP, encoded by the coding sequence GTGCCGGGACGCCGGCGCCGCGTCGCGCTGCGGCAGTGGGGACCGGGCTACGTGCTGGCGCTGCCGGCCATCGCGCTCATCGCGGTCATGATGGTTTATCCGACGCTGCAGACTCTACGGTTCAGCGTCTCTACGGTGGGGCTGCCCGCGTTCCGGACCACGTTCGTCGGCCTCGGCAACTTCGCCGGCATCCTCGCCGACCCCGCGACCGGCAGCCTGCTGCGGCGCACCCTCGCCTGGGTCGCCGGCACGGTCCTGCTGCGCTTCGTGCTCGGGTTTCTGGCCGCCCTCGTCTTCAACGCCAAGGTCCGCGGAACGGCGTGGATGCGTGTGCTCGTCGTCCTGCCCTGGACGATCCCCTCCGTGGTGGCCGCCAACCTGTGGCGCTGGATCCTGCAGACCGACACCGGGGTGCTCGACCAAACCCTGCGCGCGTGGGGGCTCGGGGCCCTGGCCGCCAACTGGCTCGGCGATCCGCGCACCGCGCTGACGGCCGTGATGATCGCGTATTCCTGGGCGGGATTCCCGTTCATCATGCTGCTGATCTTGGCGGGCCTGCAGGGCGTGCCGGAAGAACAGTACGAAGCCGCGCAGGTCGACGGGGCCAACGCTTGGCAGTTGTTCCGCTTCATCACGGTCCCGGCCGTGAGCGGCGTGCTCCTCCTGGCGCTGCTGCTGGAAACCATCCAAGCAATCAACTCCTTTGACACGCTCACCGTGATGACCGGGGGCGGCCCCGCGAACGCCACCCAAACGTGGAGCCTCGCAATTTACCGAAGGGCGTTCGTCGACTTCAACCTGGGCGGGGCGTCCGCGCTGAGCGTGCTCATGCTGCTCGGCGCGCTGACGCTGCCGCTGCTCCACGGCGCCGCCAACAGGAGCGGCCGCGTGCGGCCGGCCGGCGTCCCGCTCGCGGGGACGGCGGCGCCGTGA
- a CDS encoding type IV secretory system conjugative DNA transfer family protein: MNHVAATARLLIAGGLFAAVSSLHVPGGALVNLALAAAAWACLAAACAGALRAGRPAVPPPATAAWAAWPEVADLARSGALLLGVWPRRHVPLYLDEEQFSAHVLVLGPSRTGKTAGIIAPNVLLRDPSRESVVVLDVKTGPRSLWNVTAGHYGGRTHLFCPLFEGSVRYNPLQRVGTIGDALRVASLLVHNTTPRDLSGDAQVYAFAAADLAALLFLHVQHERPAGGHTVGAVYRLLLGGAGAV; this comes from the coding sequence ATGAATCACGTTGCCGCGACCGCGCGACTGCTGATCGCCGGCGGGCTCTTCGCCGCCGTCTCCTCGCTGCACGTTCCGGGTGGGGCCTTGGTCAACCTCGCTCTGGCCGCCGCCGCGTGGGCCTGCCTCGCCGCGGCGTGCGCGGGTGCGCTCCGGGCCGGACGCCCGGCGGTGCCCCCGCCCGCGACCGCCGCCTGGGCGGCATGGCCGGAGGTCGCCGATCTGGCCCGGTCCGGCGCGCTCTTGCTCGGGGTGTGGCCCCGCCGGCACGTGCCGCTCTACCTCGACGAGGAGCAATTCTCCGCGCACGTGCTGGTGCTCGGACCGTCTCGGACGGGGAAGACCGCCGGGATCATTGCCCCGAACGTCCTGCTTCGGGACCCGTCCCGTGAGAGCGTCGTGGTCCTCGATGTGAAAACCGGACCGCGCTCGTTGTGGAACGTGACGGCCGGCCATTACGGCGGCCGTACGCACCTCTTCTGCCCGTTGTTCGAGGGGTCGGTCCGGTACAATCCGCTCCAGCGCGTCGGCACGATCGGCGACGCGCTGCGCGTCGCCTCGCTGCTGGTGCACAATACGACGCCGCGCGACCTGTCGGGCGATGCCCAGGTCTACGCCTTTGCCGCGGCCGATCTGGCCGCCCTCCTGTTTCTTCACGTGCAGCATGAGCGGCCGGCCGGCGGCCACACCGTCGGCGCCGTGTACCGGCTGCTGCTCGGCGGCGCCGGCGCCGTGC